Proteins from one Congzhengia minquanensis genomic window:
- a CDS encoding FAD-dependent oxidoreductase — protein MRNKLFDVAVVGGGISGVCAAIGAARAGAHVILIERYGFLGGTLTACGTGPMMTFHAGETQVVGGVCAEVIERLKQKGLSPGHIYDTTAYTYTVTPFDSEGMKLELEAMCQEAGVTLLYHTCVTGVDKKDGKITSVSVYHKNGGEKIRAKMFVDASGDCDLSFLAGAKVNKGRKADGKCQPVTMNFKVTNVDTDKVKVYIKTHGEEFPRLKGDLGIVDRSSRLSIGGFTKTLQNARRDGRVSFLREDILFFETNRKGEFIVNTTRVTGIDPTDPADLTKAEFEGRKQAQEILAVLKRDISGFEESYLEFTGPFIGIRSSRQIEGKHVITEEELISCKRFSDTVAHGGYPIDIHSPDGLNENMFEEKGLAPGAFYSIPLSALYGELHNLITVGRCISVTFEAQAAVRVSPIAGATGHAGGVVAAICAIDNINIDDVNIEAVQKELKKQGAFLAV, from the coding sequence ATGAGAAACAAACTGTTTGATGTGGCGGTTGTAGGCGGCGGCATTTCCGGTGTGTGCGCGGCAATTGGTGCGGCGCGGGCCGGGGCACATGTAATTTTAATTGAACGGTATGGCTTTTTAGGCGGCACGCTGACCGCCTGCGGAACCGGCCCTATGATGACCTTTCACGCAGGCGAAACCCAGGTGGTGGGCGGCGTGTGCGCCGAAGTCATTGAAAGGCTGAAACAAAAAGGTCTGTCTCCCGGTCACATTTACGACACCACAGCTTATACCTACACGGTAACGCCCTTTGACAGCGAGGGTATGAAGCTGGAGCTGGAGGCAATGTGCCAAGAAGCCGGCGTAACGCTTTTATACCACACCTGTGTGACGGGAGTGGACAAAAAGGACGGAAAAATTACGTCTGTTTCAGTTTATCACAAAAACGGCGGAGAAAAAATCAGGGCAAAGATGTTTGTGGACGCAAGCGGAGACTGCGACCTTTCGTTTTTAGCAGGTGCAAAGGTGAACAAGGGAAGAAAGGCAGACGGCAAGTGCCAGCCTGTGACCATGAATTTTAAAGTTACCAATGTAGACACGGATAAAGTAAAAGTATATATTAAAACCCACGGGGAAGAGTTCCCACGGCTTAAGGGGGATTTAGGGATTGTAGACCGCTCTTCCCGGCTTTCCATCGGCGGGTTTACAAAAACGCTGCAAAATGCCCGCCGCGACGGGCGGGTGTCGTTTTTAAGAGAGGATATTCTCTTTTTTGAAACCAACCGAAAGGGCGAGTTCATTGTAAACACCACCCGGGTGACAGGCATTGATCCAACCGACCCGGCAGACTTAACCAAAGCGGAATTTGAGGGACGAAAGCAGGCGCAGGAGATTTTAGCAGTTTTAAAGCGCGATATTTCAGGCTTTGAAGAATCCTACTTGGAATTTACTGGGCCGTTTATCGGCATTAGAAGTTCCCGGCAGATTGAGGGAAAGCATGTGATTACAGAGGAAGAGTTGATTTCCTGCAAACGGTTTTCCGACACGGTGGCCCATGGGGGATATCCTATCGACATTCACTCGCCGGACGGGTTAAACGAAAACATGTTTGAAGAAAAGGGATTGGCGCCCGGGGCGTTTTACAGTATCCCTTTGTCTGCACTTTATGGGGAGCTGCACAATCTTATCACCGTCGGGCGGTGCATCAGCGTGACGTTTGAAGCCCAGGCAGCAGTTCGGGTGTCCCCCATTGCAGGCGCGACGGGCCATGCCGGCGGCGTAGTGGCAGCAATTTGTGCGATTGATAATATAAATATTGATGATGTTAATATTGAAGCGGTTCAGAAGGAGTTAAAAAAACAGGGCGCGTTTCTTGCGGTTTAA
- a CDS encoding murein hydrolase activator EnvC family protein — translation MKTRRKLIAVAAAVLLCLPVGLTNDNTAVVHAQTVQEKINNASKEKQEALDKIKAAEAEKEDVVAESEALDREIDIVQTEIYEIDSIIDEADAEIKAKEEEIAKHEQNIEQHNDEFKEVLRSMDETSASSYLELLLSSESFSEFLAHVETINEITRHDTAVIDEMVSLKNSVEAAKAVVETKKSEQEEARGIASEKENTLQTKLDEKEKLTEELEQDIESYKKVYEKARKEEEDLKASLVPKLSKTTDTVKYTGGKFCWPAPSYVRISSPYGYRLHPIYKTQKFHSGVDLAAPGGSNILAAADGTVKMAGWNGGYGNCVVVDHGGGTSTLYGHSSKLLVSAGQKVTKGQVIAKVGTTGNSTGNHLHFEVLINGKTTDPMPYIS, via the coding sequence ATGAAAACAAGACGGAAACTGATTGCGGTAGCGGCGGCGGTTCTGCTTTGCCTCCCCGTTGGTCTGACGAACGACAACACGGCTGTGGTTCATGCACAAACCGTGCAGGAAAAAATTAACAACGCCAGCAAGGAAAAGCAGGAGGCGCTGGACAAAATAAAAGCTGCCGAAGCGGAGAAAGAAGACGTGGTGGCAGAAAGCGAAGCCTTAGACAGGGAAATCGACATTGTGCAGACCGAGATTTATGAAATCGATTCGATTATTGACGAGGCAGACGCAGAGATTAAGGCAAAAGAAGAAGAAATTGCAAAGCATGAGCAAAACATTGAACAGCACAACGACGAGTTTAAAGAGGTGCTGCGCTCCATGGACGAAACCTCGGCAAGCTCCTATTTAGAGCTGTTGCTGTCTTCGGAAAGCTTTTCCGAATTTTTGGCCCATGTGGAAACCATAAATGAAATTACAAGGCATGACACGGCTGTTATTGATGAAATGGTCAGCTTAAAAAACAGCGTTGAAGCCGCAAAGGCTGTTGTGGAAACGAAAAAAAGCGAGCAGGAAGAGGCCAGGGGAATTGCCTCGGAAAAAGAAAACACGCTTCAGACAAAGTTGGATGAAAAGGAAAAGCTGACGGAAGAATTAGAACAGGACATTGAAAGCTATAAAAAGGTGTATGAAAAGGCGCGGAAAGAGGAGGAGGATTTAAAGGCTTCTTTGGTTCCCAAGCTTTCCAAAACCACAGACACGGTGAAATATACCGGCGGCAAGTTCTGCTGGCCAGCGCCCAGCTATGTGCGGATTTCTTCGCCTTATGGATACCGTCTGCACCCGATTTATAAAACCCAGAAGTTTCATTCCGGCGTTGACCTGGCGGCCCCCGGCGGCTCAAACATTTTAGCTGCGGCAGACGGCACGGTGAAAATGGCCGGCTGGAACGGCGGCTATGGCAACTGCGTTGTTGTAGACCACGGCGGCGGCACATCTACACTTTATGGCCATTCCTCCAAGCTTTTGGTATCGGCCGGACAGAAGGTGACAAAAGGTCAGGTTATTGCAAAGGTTGGCACAACGGGCAATTCCACCGGAAACCACCTCCATTTTGAAGTTTTAATCAATGGCAAGACTACAGACCCCATGCCTTACATATCATAG
- a CDS encoding phospholipid carrier-dependent glycosyltransferase — protein sequence MNYLTVSAALYVALLWGAYRMLTSENEMEKKTGRTHTVVFVALILVITALKVWLSQTFFGHSSDMSLFSAWADLGRHESVREFYGPLGAEYFVDYPPLYLYVLTVIGRLAELFHISFGSDAYTALIKLVPVLADTVSALVVFKLAYDEFGKKTAGILSLALLFNPAYILNSVFWGQIDGLYTLMIFWLIFSVYRKRYFQAAVAFAVGMLTKPQMIIFLPLLGFWLIYDVISEFKEEKHFLSLQKFLLGLLASAAITVAAAIPIFGLDFGRFFALYKEAAGQYPYASLNAANVFGAFGLNWADTAGTFLGISYQSWGFIGIILTSLTIGLGTFFAQNRSGVLILGGFNILSIYMLAHTMHERYMFPLILILLVIYIYTRDKRMLFAFGAATVLSFIQTGITLLDNEGFISFPEQSFIALSWVHIIFFGYMAVVWYKMVIHDDVKLPEMRTPKIICIEKNGDKVRCTKKDFIIVSVLTLAYGVSAFVHLGSMSAPETGFRPEAPGETVILDFGEEQEFDRINFFLGWIDRRDSDSEVERSLSVSFGIDPAEGEENAELIFGDATELVVDSVFNWNGFFAQERGRFMKITVDEGNFFINEIACFDGEQNLISPVAAISENSTANLMFDEQDKAVYEYTWYDGTYFDEVYHPRTAYEYINGIWPYENTHPPLGKLIISLGMMIFGVNPFGWRFFGTLCGVLMVPVSFLLGKQILKDSKWAFVASFLFTFDFMHLSQTRLATIDSFTALFAMLMYYFMYQYTKQNFYDGGVKRTLLPLGLSGLFFGIGVATKWQGVYAGIGLGVLFFWTLLKRFFEYRAAKEGRLVGDADKILKQFVPNLIKTLAAAVVFFIVVPFVIYFLSYLPIILSDAADISYFWDNQQTMLSYHSQLTETHPYGSPWWSWPLDMRPLYAYNPNWDFVPETQAQGISSFGNPLVWWLTIPSMGFLIYLSVKGKRNAEMNTILVGFGALYLPWVLISRQAFIYHFFPCVIFVTLAIAYGLREILKRYPIAKIPIRAYLVCVLVLFIAFYPVLTGMRIPAWYADALTWLPSWVLG from the coding sequence TTGAATTACCTGACAGTTTCTGCGGCGCTTTATGTTGCCCTGCTTTGGGGCGCATATAGAATGTTGACAAGCGAAAATGAGATGGAAAAGAAAACCGGAAGAACACATACCGTTGTTTTTGTTGCGCTTATTTTGGTCATTACGGCGCTTAAGGTGTGGCTCTCCCAAACCTTTTTCGGCCATTCTTCCGACATGAGCTTGTTTTCCGCATGGGCGGATTTGGGAAGACACGAAAGCGTTCGCGAGTTTTACGGCCCGCTGGGCGCGGAATATTTTGTGGATTACCCGCCGCTTTACCTTTATGTATTAACTGTCATTGGCAGACTGGCAGAACTGTTTCACATCTCCTTTGGAAGCGATGCTTATACAGCGCTGATAAAGCTTGTTCCGGTACTCGCAGACACGGTGAGCGCGCTGGTGGTTTTCAAGCTGGCCTATGACGAATTCGGCAAGAAAACAGCAGGAATTTTGTCGTTGGCATTGCTGTTTAATCCGGCTTATATTTTAAATTCGGTGTTCTGGGGGCAGATTGACGGGCTTTATACCCTGATGATTTTCTGGCTCATCTTTTCGGTTTACAGAAAACGATATTTTCAGGCGGCTGTGGCGTTTGCCGTCGGCATGCTGACAAAGCCACAGATGATTATATTTCTGCCGCTTTTGGGCTTCTGGCTGATTTACGACGTTATTTCAGAGTTTAAAGAAGAAAAGCACTTCCTTTCCCTGCAGAAGTTTTTGCTGGGACTTCTAGCGTCAGCGGCCATTACCGTGGCAGCGGCAATCCCCATTTTCGGCTTAGACTTCGGAAGGTTTTTTGCGCTTTATAAGGAAGCCGCAGGGCAGTATCCCTATGCGAGCTTAAACGCTGCTAACGTGTTCGGCGCGTTTGGGTTAAACTGGGCAGACACGGCCGGAACCTTTTTGGGCATTTCCTATCAAAGCTGGGGATTTATCGGCATTATTTTGACCTCCCTTACAATTGGCCTGGGCACGTTTTTTGCCCAAAACAGGTCGGGCGTTTTGATTTTGGGCGGCTTCAATATCTTAAGCATTTATATGCTTGCCCACACCATGCACGAGCGGTATATGTTCCCGCTCATCTTAATTTTGCTGGTGATTTATATCTATACCCGGGACAAACGCATGCTGTTTGCCTTCGGGGCGGCAACGGTGCTGAGTTTTATTCAAACCGGCATTACGTTATTAGACAACGAGGGGTTCATCAGTTTTCCCGAACAGTCGTTTATTGCGTTGTCGTGGGTGCATATCATCTTTTTCGGATATATGGCCGTGGTGTGGTATAAAATGGTGATTCACGACGACGTGAAGCTGCCGGAAATGAGAACACCCAAAATTATCTGTATTGAAAAAAACGGCGACAAGGTTCGCTGCACAAAAAAGGATTTTATCATTGTTAGTGTTTTAACCCTGGCTTACGGCGTTTCGGCATTTGTGCATCTGGGCAGCATGTCTGCGCCGGAAACCGGCTTTCGGCCGGAAGCGCCCGGCGAAACCGTAATTTTGGATTTTGGAGAAGAACAGGAATTTGACAGGATAAACTTCTTTTTGGGCTGGATTGACCGCAGGGACTCTGACAGCGAAGTTGAACGGAGTTTAAGCGTTTCATTTGGCATTGACCCGGCGGAGGGCGAGGAAAACGCGGAACTGATTTTTGGCGACGCAACCGAGCTGGTTGTGGATTCTGTGTTCAACTGGAACGGTTTTTTTGCTCAGGAGCGGGGAAGATTTATGAAGATTACCGTGGATGAGGGCAATTTTTTCATAAACGAAATCGCCTGTTTTGACGGGGAACAGAATTTAATTTCCCCTGTTGCGGCAATTTCTGAAAATTCTACGGCGAACCTGATGTTCGACGAGCAGGACAAGGCAGTTTATGAATATACCTGGTATGACGGTACGTATTTTGACGAGGTGTATCACCCCAGAACTGCCTATGAATATATAAACGGGATTTGGCCCTATGAAAATACCCATCCGCCTTTGGGCAAGCTGATAATCTCTTTGGGGATGATGATTTTTGGCGTAAATCCCTTTGGCTGGCGGTTTTTCGGAACGCTTTGCGGTGTTTTGATGGTGCCGGTGTCCTTTCTTTTGGGCAAGCAGATTTTAAAAGATTCCAAATGGGCCTTTGTGGCGTCGTTTCTGTTTACGTTTGATTTTATGCATCTGTCCCAGACGCGCCTTGCTACCATCGATTCGTTTACCGCGCTGTTTGCTATGCTGATGTATTACTTCATGTATCAATATACGAAGCAAAACTTTTATGACGGGGGCGTTAAAAGAACTCTGCTGCCTTTGGGGTTAAGCGGTCTGTTTTTCGGCATTGGCGTGGCGACAAAATGGCAGGGCGTATATGCCGGAATTGGCCTTGGTGTGCTGTTTTTCTGGACGCTGCTGAAACGGTTTTTTGAATACAGAGCCGCAAAAGAGGGCCGGCTTGTGGGGGATGCGGACAAGATTTTAAAACAATTTGTGCCGAACCTGATTAAAACCCTTGCCGCTGCCGTGGTTTTCTTTATTGTTGTGCCGTTTGTGATTTACTTTTTGTCCTATCTGCCAATTATTTTGTCCGACGCGGCAGATATCAGCTATTTTTGGGACAATCAGCAAACCATGCTGAGCTATCATTCACAGCTGACGGAAACCCACCCTTACGGGTCACCGTGGTGGTCGTGGCCTCTTGACATGCGGCCGCTTTACGCGTATAATCCCAATTGGGACTTTGTTCCCGAAACCCAGGCCCAGGGAATTTCCTCTTTTGGAAACCCGCTGGTTTGGTGGCTCACCATTCCGTCTATGGGATTTTTAATTTATCTTTCAGTAAAAGGGAAACGGAACGCCGAAATGAATACAATTTTGGTGGGCTTCGGCGCGTTATATCTTCCGTGGGTGCTGATTTCGCGGCAGGCGTTTATCTACCACTTCTTCCCCTGCGTCATCTTTGTGACGCTGGCAATTGCCTACGGACTGAGAGAGATTTTAAAACGATATCCAATTGCAAAAATACCCATAAGGGCATATTTGGTATGCGTGCTGGTGCTGTTTATTGCATTTTACCCCGTTTTAACAGGAATGAGAATTCCCGCTTGGTATGCGGACGCACTCACGTGGCTGCCAAGCTGGGTGTTAGGATAA
- a CDS encoding S41 family peptidase, with product MFTKKTLVATAICTFIATAAVAVTGTYFYFRFSRYDVVAQARNLIREHYVDQLSDEQMDKMNDYAISAMVASLEDPYSYYFDATTFDSYEESTKEEYVGVGITVSYNAEQNQMVVISPTDGSPAQKAGILPGDVVTQVDDMTVTQDSYNDVVDHIRGEGAAAGTSVKIHVLRDGEEKVFDVTRDVIPVDTVSYKMLDENLGYIRISEFKHGTVDEFSEGLESIQASGAKGLIIDLRNNPGGYADSVLQMTDMLLPKGTIAYLEDNKGKKQYFYSDADHLALPMAILVNEGTASASELMAGSTQAYGAAKIIGKKTYGKAVGQTPYMLTKDTAIYLTNARYYTPKGECIDKKGIMPDIEVDLPDELKSKLTTLEPSQDDQLRTAVETLYDEIQK from the coding sequence TTGTTCACAAAAAAAACACTTGTTGCAACGGCAATTTGTACATTTATTGCAACGGCGGCGGTTGCTGTTACAGGAACTTATTTTTACTTCAGATTCAGTCGATATGACGTTGTGGCCCAGGCCCGGAACTTAATCCGCGAACATTACGTGGACCAGTTAAGCGACGAGCAGATGGACAAAATGAACGACTATGCCATATCCGCCATGGTTGCAAGCTTAGAAGACCCATATTCTTACTATTTTGACGCCACCACGTTCGATTCCTATGAGGAAAGCACCAAAGAGGAATATGTGGGCGTGGGTATTACGGTAAGCTATAATGCAGAACAGAACCAAATGGTGGTAATTTCTCCTACAGACGGGTCTCCGGCGCAAAAGGCCGGAATTCTTCCCGGCGATGTTGTAACCCAGGTGGACGACATGACCGTTACCCAGGACAGCTACAACGACGTGGTGGACCACATCCGCGGCGAAGGCGCGGCTGCCGGAACATCTGTTAAAATCCATGTGCTGCGGGACGGGGAGGAAAAGGTGTTTGATGTGACACGGGACGTGATTCCGGTGGACACGGTGTCGTATAAAATGCTGGACGAAAACCTTGGATATATCCGTATTTCCGAGTTTAAGCACGGCACAGTGGACGAATTTTCTGAAGGATTGGAAAGTATTCAGGCGAGCGGTGCAAAAGGATTGATTATTGATTTGAGAAACAATCCCGGCGGCTACGCCGACAGCGTACTTCAAATGACCGACATGCTCCTGCCCAAGGGCACCATTGCATATTTGGAGGACAATAAGGGAAAGAAACAATATTTTTATTCCGATGCAGACCATTTGGCGCTTCCTATGGCCATTTTGGTAAACGAGGGCACAGCCAGCGCGTCGGAACTGATGGCTGGCAGTACCCAGGCCTATGGGGCAGCAAAAATTATCGGCAAAAAAACCTATGGCAAGGCCGTAGGCCAAACGCCCTATATGCTGACGAAAGACACGGCCATTTATCTGACCAATGCAAGATATTATACGCCGAAAGGCGAATGCATTGATAAAAAGGGCATTATGCCGGACATTGAGGTTGACCTGCCCGACGAGCTGAAATCGAAGCTCACAACCCTTGAACCGTCTCAGGACGATCAGCTTCGCACAGCGGTAGAAACACTTTACGACGAGATTCAAAAATAG
- a CDS encoding GNAT family N-acetyltransferase, protein MNILLRGYRESDLSQMTEIWNEVVEEGIAFPQTDVLDASGAKAFFASQSHCGVAVDADSGALAGLYILHPNNVGRCGHICNASYAVNSGLRGRHIGEKLVTDCMKQAKALGFRILQFNAVVKTNAAARSLYERLGFTQLGTIPGGFLMRNGTYEDICPYYHEL, encoded by the coding sequence ATGAATATTCTATTAAGAGGATACCGCGAGAGCGACTTAAGCCAAATGACCGAAATTTGGAACGAGGTTGTGGAAGAAGGCATTGCCTTTCCCCAGACAGATGTTTTAGATGCGTCGGGTGCAAAGGCGTTTTTTGCCTCCCAAAGCCACTGCGGCGTAGCTGTGGACGCAGACAGCGGAGCCCTCGCCGGGCTTTACATTCTCCACCCCAACAACGTGGGCCGGTGCGGCCACATCTGCAACGCCAGCTATGCGGTGAACTCCGGCCTGCGGGGCCGGCATATCGGCGAGAAATTGGTGACCGACTGCATGAAACAGGCAAAAGCTTTGGGGTTTCGTATCCTGCAGTTTAACGCGGTGGTAAAAACAAACGCTGCTGCGCGAAGTCTCTACGAACGACTGGGATTTACTCAGCTTGGCACGATCCCCGGCGGATTTTTAATGAGAAACGGGACGTATGAAGACATTTGCCCCTATTATCACGAGCTTTAA
- a CDS encoding ROK family protein: MYYIGIDLGGTNIAAGVVNESCEIIAKGSVPTGRLRPFADIMKDMAGLCKKLIADAGISESEVKSIGIASPGTPDVENVKVVYANNLPAFIDAPVGDELKKYFPNVEVYIENDANAAAFGEIIAGAAAGEKDVVVITLGTGVGGGIVIGGKIYAGFNHAGGELGHMVIVADGAPCTCGRYGCWEAYASVTGLIRETAEEIKKYPNSKIHQMIGGDESKISGRTAFDAMRNGDEAGKAIVDQYIKYVGVGTANLINIFEPKKFVIGGGISKEGETLLAPLRKYVDTQIYTSSAAGVPATEIVAAKLGNDAGIIGAAMLFKQDI, translated from the coding sequence ATGTATTACATAGGTATCGATCTGGGCGGCACCAACATCGCTGCCGGAGTCGTAAACGAAAGTTGTGAAATTATTGCGAAGGGTTCGGTTCCCACAGGGCGGCTGCGCCCCTTTGCGGACATTATGAAGGACATGGCGGGCCTTTGCAAAAAGCTGATTGCAGACGCGGGAATTTCTGAGTCTGAGGTTAAGTCCATCGGTATAGCAAGCCCGGGCACACCCGACGTTGAAAACGTGAAAGTGGTGTATGCCAACAATCTTCCGGCGTTTATCGACGCGCCGGTGGGAGATGAACTGAAAAAATATTTCCCCAATGTGGAGGTTTATATTGAAAACGACGCGAATGCAGCGGCGTTCGGCGAAATCATTGCGGGTGCTGCAGCCGGAGAAAAGGATGTTGTTGTGATTACCTTAGGGACGGGCGTTGGCGGAGGCATTGTGATCGGCGGCAAGATTTATGCCGGCTTTAATCATGCCGGCGGCGAGCTGGGACACATGGTTATTGTGGCAGACGGTGCGCCCTGCACCTGCGGAAGATATGGCTGCTGGGAGGCGTATGCCTCTGTAACCGGCCTGATTCGTGAAACCGCAGAGGAAATTAAAAAATATCCCAACAGCAAAATCCATCAGATGATTGGTGGGGATGAATCCAAAATCAGCGGCAGAACGGCTTTTGATGCAATGCGTAACGGTGACGAGGCAGGAAAAGCAATTGTGGACCAATACATAAAATATGTTGGCGTAGGCACAGCTAATTTGATTAATATTTTCGAGCCGAAAAAGTTTGTTATCGGCGGCGGCATCAGCAAAGAGGGCGAAACACTGCTTGCCCCCCTCAGAAAATATGTGGATACGCAGATTTATACCAGCAGCGCGGCAGGCGTTCCTGCAACCGAAATTGTTGCGGCAAAGCTGGGGAACGATGCCGGCATTATCGGCGCGGCAATGCTTTTTAAACAGGATATTTAA
- the rlmB gene encoding 23S rRNA (guanosine(2251)-2'-O)-methyltransferase RlmB yields the protein MIKTELTTIEGRNPVFEAVAANLPIEKIYISNKAYGSQISKIIAAAKEKGVPFKAVPPDKIDELAKTEANQGIVAVCAEVSYVTVADILNRAKEKQEPPFVIIADEITDPHNLGAIIRTANCTGAHGVIIPKNRSAGVNPVVFKTSAGAAAHTPVARVGNLTQAMNELKENGLWITGADMAGEQEMCDADLTGPIALVVGSEGRGITKKIRAGCDFFVRIPMAGEINSLNASVAAAVLMYEALRQRRLK from the coding sequence ATGATTAAGACAGAACTTACCACAATTGAGGGCAGAAACCCTGTTTTTGAAGCGGTGGCTGCAAACCTGCCCATTGAAAAAATTTATATCAGCAACAAGGCATATGGCTCGCAGATTTCAAAAATCATTGCCGCCGCGAAAGAAAAAGGCGTGCCGTTTAAAGCGGTGCCGCCGGACAAGATTGACGAGTTGGCGAAAACTGAAGCAAATCAGGGCATTGTTGCTGTGTGTGCTGAGGTTTCCTATGTTACGGTTGCGGACATTTTAAATCGCGCGAAAGAAAAACAGGAGCCGCCTTTCGTGATTATTGCAGACGAAATTACAGACCCGCACAACCTGGGCGCCATTATCCGAACGGCCAACTGCACCGGCGCCCATGGCGTGATTATTCCAAAAAACCGGTCTGCCGGCGTAAACCCAGTGGTGTTTAAAACCTCCGCCGGGGCGGCGGCTCACACGCCCGTAGCCCGGGTGGGGAACTTAACCCAGGCCATGAACGAACTGAAAGAAAACGGTCTTTGGATTACCGGGGCCGACATGGCGGGTGAGCAGGAAATGTGCGACGCAGACCTTACAGGGCCGATTGCTTTGGTGGTTGGATCAGAGGGCAGGGGGATTACGAAAAAAATCCGTGCGGGCTGCGACTTTTTCGTGCGGATTCCCATGGCTGGTGAAATCAATTCTTTGAACGCCTCTGTGGCGGCGGCAGTGCTGATGTATGAGGCGCTGCGGCAAAGAAGATTGAAATAA